One part of the Desulfonema ishimotonii genome encodes these proteins:
- a CDS encoding DUF6575 domain-containing protein has protein sequence MMKKLKGTKLEKFVLKSQLIKVADLIYFDGPLLSHFKNKNSENYLYYWCDADNLNRWLIFRVSSQDLTLYLNKEITLYELIINPIDGFLYSVDIDENMEYRNIFMVQPDDLPESYIPEIDSYYEFEILHKENQDKNYRILINNDWKLDDLYSFPRNYSQVYLFIYSLQNLLKKNIDFEKLKNSFQAHPWKGGYSALNFYDSLNYIHRPEISSIQYASPGWIELKLFIPSAISIRKIITSFLDNSDALIEMYNRTIKELRLRRLTKIDARNAYLTPENALFIKETIKKFSQLMDFQYTEQLDNLTENPLISLKILLSFYRRVKNLSVYSIEGKASY, from the coding sequence ATGATGAAAAAACTCAAAGGAACTAAGTTAGAAAAATTTGTATTGAAATCGCAGCTTATTAAAGTAGCTGATTTAATATACTTTGATGGGCCTTTATTATCACATTTTAAGAATAAAAATAGTGAGAACTATCTTTATTATTGGTGTGATGCAGACAATCTGAATCGCTGGCTGATATTCCGAGTCTCTAGTCAGGACTTAACCCTCTACTTAAATAAAGAAATAACTTTATATGAACTCATTATTAATCCAATTGATGGTTTTCTATATTCAGTAGATATAGATGAAAATATGGAATATAGAAATATATTTATGGTACAACCAGATGATTTGCCTGAATCATATATTCCAGAAATTGATTCTTATTATGAATTTGAAATATTGCACAAAGAAAATCAAGACAAAAATTATCGGATACTGATTAACAATGATTGGAAGTTAGATGATTTATATTCATTCCCTCGAAATTATTCTCAAGTATATTTGTTCATATATTCATTGCAAAATTTACTTAAAAAAAATATAGATTTTGAAAAATTAAAAAACTCTTTCCAAGCCCATCCGTGGAAAGGGGGGTATAGTGCTTTAAACTTTTATGATTCATTAAATTATATTCATAGACCTGAAATTTCATCTATTCAATATGCTTCACCAGGTTGGATTGAGTTAAAACTATTTATACCATCTGCAATATCAATAAGAAAAATTATCACTTCGTTTTTAGATAATTCTGATGCGCTGATTGAGATGTATAATAGAACTATTAAAGAATTACGTTTACGAAGGCTTACAAAAATTGATGCAAGAAATGCTTATTTAACTCCCGAAAATGCTTTGTTTATAAAAGAAACCATAAAAAAATTTTCTCAATTAATGGACTTTCAATATACCGAACAACTTGATAATTTAACAGAAAATCCACTAATTTCATTAAAAATACTATTATCATTTTACAGAAGAGTAAAAAATCTTTCTGTTTATTCAATTGAAGGTAAAGCTTCATATTAA
- a CDS encoding ABC transporter permease, which translates to MGSVHFKMAWRNIWRNRRRSVLTICAIAFACALLVFMLSFQFGTYEAMINTAVRVHTGYFQVQAADYQEKQEIRLVVPDPDAVGRVLDRIANVRAYTFRAVAFSLASSKERTYGISVTGIDPEREATVSSLKSLVRQGEYLSARDEHQALVGALLARNLRVGIGDTVTLLGQGRDGSVAASVVTVRGIFSSGQDAFDRSSIHIPLSAFQEIYFMRGAVHQVVGVTPTLWDVPGVIREAEAGLKGLNSPKPLAVPDWRALMPGLAQGIYMDLISGLIFYLLLIIVVAFSILNTFLMAIFERTREFGVMMAMGTTTGRLTRLLLTESLLMTMMGIVCGVVLGSLVTLWFQAHGIDFGEASEILRQYGISGRMYPRLSIISASVGPALVFFITFWTALYPALRVRRLRPVEAMSYV; encoded by the coding sequence ATGGGGTCTGTACACTTTAAAATGGCCTGGCGGAACATCTGGCGAAACCGGCGCCGCTCGGTCCTGACCATCTGCGCCATTGCCTTTGCCTGCGCGCTTCTGGTTTTCATGCTCTCCTTTCAGTTCGGCACCTATGAGGCGATGATCAACACGGCGGTCCGGGTGCATACCGGCTATTTTCAGGTGCAGGCCGCAGATTATCAGGAAAAGCAGGAGATCCGGCTGGTGGTCCCCGACCCGGACGCGGTGGGGCGGGTGCTGGACCGGATCGCCAATGTCCGGGCCTACACCTTCCGCGCTGTCGCCTTTTCGCTGGCGTCGTCCAAAGAGCGGACCTACGGCATTTCCGTGACCGGCATCGACCCGGAGCGGGAGGCCACGGTATCCTCCCTGAAGAGCCTGGTCCGTCAGGGCGAATATCTCTCGGCCCGTGATGAGCATCAGGCCCTGGTGGGGGCGTTGCTGGCCAGAAATCTCCGGGTGGGGATCGGCGATACCGTGACCCTGCTGGGGCAGGGCCGGGACGGGTCCGTGGCCGCGTCGGTGGTGACGGTCAGGGGGATTTTCAGTTCCGGCCAGGACGCCTTTGACCGGAGTTCCATCCATATTCCGCTTTCCGCTTTTCAGGAGATCTATTTTATGCGGGGCGCGGTGCATCAGGTGGTGGGGGTGACGCCCACGCTCTGGGATGTGCCCGGCGTGATCCGGGAGGCCGAGGCGGGACTGAAAGGGCTGAATTCGCCAAAACCGCTGGCCGTGCCGGACTGGAGAGCGCTGATGCCCGGCTTGGCCCAGGGGATTTATATGGACCTGATCAGCGGCCTGATTTTCTATCTTCTGCTGATTATCGTGGTGGCCTTCAGCATTCTGAACACGTTTCTCATGGCGATTTTCGAGCGGACCCGCGAGTTCGGGGTGATGATGGCAATGGGGACGACCACGGGGCGGCTGACCCGGCTGCTGCTCACGGAGTCGCTGCTGATGACGATGATGGGGATTGTCTGCGGGGTGGTGCTGGGGAGTCTTGTAACCCTCTGGTTTCAGGCCCACGGTATCGACTTCGGGGAGGCGTCCGAGATTCTGAGGCAGTACGGGATTTCAGGCCGGATGTATCCCCGGCTGTCGATTATTTCCGCGTCCGTGGGTCCGGCCCTTGTTTTTTTTATCACGTTCTGGACGGCGCTTTATCCCGCGCTCAGGGTGCGGCGGCTCAGGCCGGTGGAGGCGATGAGTTATGTGTAG
- a CDS encoding outer membrane lipoprotein-sorting protein, which yields MLKKMLMCAGLFLSPLFCLSAAAQDADKIVRDSFNYMRGKSSVSTVVMTIRRPDWKREMSIRGWTRGEKESLFFITSPPRDKGNGTLKKGREMWTYNPKINRVIKLPPSMMSQAWMGSDFSNNDLAKSDSLIYDYVHTLEGTETHEGKTVWVIRSMPEPDAPVIWGMQRLKIREDYVLLMQAFYDEDLEPVKILTGSDIQMMSGRMFPRIMKMHKADAPEDEYTVLEYRELEFKDHLPDNLFTLSALRTSRR from the coding sequence ATGCTGAAAAAAATGCTGATGTGTGCAGGTCTGTTCCTGTCCCCCCTTTTCTGCCTTAGCGCCGCGGCACAGGATGCGGATAAGATCGTGCGGGACAGCTTCAATTACATGCGGGGGAAATCCTCTGTCTCCACGGTTGTGATGACTATTCGGAGGCCGGACTGGAAGCGGGAGATGTCCATCCGGGGCTGGACCCGCGGGGAAAAGGAGAGCCTCTTCTTCATCACGTCGCCGCCCAGGGACAAGGGCAACGGCACCCTGAAAAAGGGCCGGGAGATGTGGACCTACAATCCGAAGATCAACCGGGTGATCAAGCTCCCGCCCTCCATGATGTCCCAGGCCTGGATGGGGTCTGATTTCTCCAACAACGATCTGGCCAAATCCGACAGCCTGATTTACGATTATGTTCATACCCTTGAGGGCACGGAAACCCACGAGGGCAAAACGGTCTGGGTGATCCGGTCCATGCCCGAACCGGACGCGCCCGTGATCTGGGGGATGCAGCGGCTGAAAATCCGGGAGGATTACGTTCTCCTGATGCAGGCCTTTTACGATGAGGATCTTGAGCCGGTGAAGATTCTGACCGGCAGCGATATTCAGATGATGAGCGGCCGCATGTTCCCCAGAATTATGAAGATGCACAAGGCCGATGCGCCCGAAGACGAATACACGGTGCTGGAATACCGGGAACTTGAATTCAAAGACCACCTGCCCGACAATCTGTTCACCCTTTCGGCACTGCGCACCTCCCGGAGGTAG
- a CDS encoding RNA-guided endonuclease InsQ/TnpB family protein, which translates to MDFVIRRSYKYRIYPTKAQISNVENQFSMCRHLYNRSLAERTDAYEKDGTAISYHQQQNSLPDLKKEGPWYKGVYSQVLQDVLRRPDKGYQAFFRRAGTGENPGFPKFRKRGQWNSITYPQYRKRPDSVITVPKIGKVRLVYHRELPEDATVKTLTITREAGKWFACFPAELPFVAEPEQGLPDPIGIDLGLIDFFYASDGSHVPVPKLLRKKEKQLGRLQRRLAKSEKRSEKYYKILKAVRKCHYRIKCRRSDFLHKTANGLLKKSGLIFYEDLRISDMVRRPKPKQDEDGKYLPNNASAKAGLNKSIADAGWGRFLEILKYKSRHLGKRTLAVPPQYTSQTCSACGEIVKKSLSVRTHRCACGFVANRDLNAALNILRIGMDTLQART; encoded by the coding sequence ATGGATTTTGTCATACGCCGTTCCTATAAATACAGGATTTATCCCACAAAGGCTCAGATTTCCAATGTGGAGAACCAGTTCTCCATGTGCCGTCATCTGTACAACCGGAGCCTTGCGGAACGGACTGATGCGTATGAAAAAGACGGTACGGCAATTTCTTACCATCAGCAGCAGAACAGCCTGCCGGATCTGAAAAAAGAAGGTCCCTGGTACAAGGGCGTGTATTCCCAGGTTCTTCAGGATGTTCTGAGAAGGCCGGACAAAGGGTATCAGGCATTTTTCCGCAGAGCAGGGACCGGTGAGAATCCCGGATTTCCGAAATTCAGAAAACGCGGGCAGTGGAACAGCATCACCTATCCCCAGTACCGGAAACGCCCGGACTCCGTTATCACCGTTCCGAAAATCGGTAAGGTGAGACTTGTATATCACCGGGAACTCCCGGAAGACGCAACAGTGAAGACGCTGACAATTACGAGGGAGGCCGGTAAGTGGTTTGCCTGTTTCCCGGCAGAACTTCCGTTCGTTGCCGAGCCTGAGCAGGGCCTGCCCGATCCCATCGGAATCGACCTCGGTCTTATCGACTTTTTTTATGCCTCTGATGGTTCCCATGTTCCGGTTCCCAAGCTCCTCAGAAAAAAAGAAAAGCAGTTGGGACGATTGCAGCGAAGGCTGGCAAAGTCAGAGAAGCGTTCAGAGAAATATTATAAAATTCTGAAAGCGGTTCGGAAGTGCCATTACCGGATAAAATGCCGGAGATCGGATTTTCTGCATAAGACAGCCAACGGTCTTCTGAAAAAAAGCGGTCTGATCTTTTACGAAGATCTTCGGATCTCCGACATGGTGCGCAGGCCGAAGCCGAAACAGGATGAGGACGGAAAATATCTTCCGAACAACGCCTCTGCAAAAGCCGGACTGAATAAATCCATAGCCGATGCGGGGTGGGGAAGATTCCTTGAAATTCTGAAATACAAGTCCCGCCATCTCGGTAAACGGACACTTGCCGTACCGCCGCAGTATACATCACAGACCTGTTCCGCCTGCGGTGAGATTGTGAAAAAGTCTCTGTCTGTCCGTACCCACAGATGCGCCTGCGGTTTTGTTGCCAACCGTGATCTCAATGCTGCTCTGAATATTCTGCGTATCGGGATGGATACGCTTCAGGCCCGGACCTGA
- the xdhA gene encoding xanthine dehydrogenase small subunit — protein sequence METQSNISFILNDKTVHIDFVKTGIRPTITVLEYLRGIARRKGTKEGCAEGDCGACTVVVAELENQKLSYNAVNSCLIFLPQLHGRQLITVEDLEKEGQPHPVQQAMIENYGAQCGFCTPGMVMSLFALYKSNAAADREAVIEALVGNLCRCTGYRPIVDAGLKACAAPLPDCFSKNETGIADRLRKIQLSTGDIALFSGGQKYFMPKRFSSALRIKKEYPKAILINGATDIALLQTKQHKILREIIDLSQIGELKKIEMKDDCLTIGAGATVEDIKEHPNDRFQALGNTATRFGAKQIRLRATVGGNIANASPVGDLIPVLMAYNAKIRYSSLDKETMTPIEDFITGYRKTILNAQEIIRAVEIPVPKENTIVASYKISRREHLDISSVNAAFRIRLNKKNEVEDIGLFYGGMASAIKRATKAERFLTGKKWTPENVRTASKIAAECFSPVSDARSSAEARQLMAANLLIKFRTETK from the coding sequence ATGGAGACACAGTCAAACATATCCTTTATTTTAAACGATAAAACGGTTCACATCGATTTCGTGAAAACCGGCATCCGCCCGACCATAACTGTTCTCGAGTACCTCCGCGGGATCGCCCGGCGAAAAGGCACCAAAGAAGGCTGCGCCGAGGGGGACTGCGGGGCATGTACCGTTGTTGTTGCGGAATTGGAAAATCAGAAACTCAGCTACAACGCCGTAAATTCCTGTCTTATTTTTTTGCCTCAGTTGCACGGCAGGCAACTGATTACCGTGGAAGACCTGGAAAAAGAGGGGCAACCGCATCCTGTTCAGCAGGCGATGATTGAAAACTATGGCGCTCAGTGCGGATTCTGCACGCCCGGAATGGTCATGTCGCTGTTTGCACTATATAAAAGCAATGCCGCCGCAGACAGAGAGGCCGTAATCGAAGCGCTCGTCGGAAATCTTTGCCGCTGTACCGGTTACCGTCCGATCGTGGATGCCGGGCTGAAGGCATGTGCCGCTCCCCTGCCCGACTGTTTTTCAAAAAACGAAACCGGAATCGCGGACAGATTAAGGAAAATACAACTCAGCACCGGGGATATTGCGCTGTTTTCGGGCGGGCAGAAGTATTTTATGCCAAAGCGTTTTTCATCTGCCTTGCGGATAAAAAAAGAATATCCGAAAGCCATTCTGATAAACGGGGCAACCGACATTGCGCTTCTGCAAACAAAACAGCACAAAATACTTCGCGAAATCATTGACTTGTCGCAAATTGGCGAATTGAAAAAAATTGAAATGAAAGACGATTGCCTGACCATCGGCGCGGGAGCGACTGTTGAAGACATTAAAGAACATCCGAATGACCGTTTTCAGGCCCTTGGAAATACCGCAACCCGGTTCGGCGCAAAACAGATCCGCCTCAGAGCAACGGTGGGTGGCAATATTGCAAACGCCTCGCCCGTAGGCGATCTGATTCCCGTTCTGATGGCATACAACGCCAAAATACGATACAGCAGTCTGGATAAAGAAACAATGACTCCCATTGAAGATTTTATCACAGGCTATCGCAAAACAATTCTGAACGCGCAGGAAATTATTCGGGCCGTCGAGATTCCCGTTCCGAAGGAAAACACAATCGTGGCGTCATATAAAATATCAAGACGGGAACACCTTGATATTTCCTCCGTGAATGCCGCTTTCCGCATTCGCTTAAACAAAAAAAATGAGGTTGAGGATATCGGCCTGTTCTATGGCGGAATGGCGTCCGCGATCAAAAGGGCAACAAAGGCGGAACGGTTTTTAACCGGAAAAAAATGGACGCCGGAAAATGTAAGGACCGCGTCGAAAATAGCGGCAGAGTGCTTTTCGCCTGTTTCCGATGCCCGCAGCAGCGCGGAAGCAAGGCAACTGATGGCTGCGAATCTGCTGATCAAATTCCGGACTGAGACAAAATGA
- the xdhB gene encoding xanthine dehydrogenase molybdopterin binding subunit — MKNIYPESSELHVTGKAVFVDDLQIGDNALSGLVYHSPVAHAEILSYDLEAAKNADGVKAIISCKDIPGKNQIGAIVHDEPILADGVVQCIGQAVFLIAAETPEAAHAARQLITVEYKELGAVLTIEDAMRKNMALDRTRKMECGNVEKSLAESPNRIEGTFRTGAQEHWYLETQISLCVPCDDGGYKVYSATQNPTETQISVAEALGIPQMKVEVEVRRIGGGFGGKETQACHPAVWAALLSHSTGQKVKLRLERQDDQIITGKRHPYLIKYRAGFDDKGMLSAVDVELNSNAGYATDLSLAVLERSMFHAENAYFVPNMRIRATAWRTNLPPNVAFRGFGAPQAMAAMENIMDRIAGKTGKDAAESRRLNFYSDDNRNLTPYGQTVTHNTLQMIYSRLIGSSEYFKRRREIDRFNSQNEFLKKGIALTPVKFGISFTTLFLNQAGALVNIYTDGSVLVNHGGTEMGQGLYAKIRQITADAFGLPPDVVKVSATSTSCVPNTSPTAASSGSDLNGQAVLNATEKLAKRIQAAVADEFNTTHKDAVSKADNIIFANGFVADRKHPERKFTFAEMARLMRLRQISLSATGFYRTPDIFYDRSEEKGSPFFYYVFGMSVSEVLVDVLTGQVTVLRSDILQDTGKPINKDIDIGQIEGGFVQGMGWCTSENCVWNSKGKLLNASPATYKIPGAADIPADFRTGIFTEASDSKVVKGSKAVGEPPFMLALSVWFAIKDAVSATAGHKREPDLQFPATNDAILVAIDKLRNSRS; from the coding sequence ATGAAAAATATATATCCCGAAAGCAGCGAACTGCATGTCACCGGAAAAGCCGTATTCGTCGATGACTTGCAGATCGGCGATAACGCCCTTTCCGGGCTGGTTTATCACAGCCCCGTGGCTCATGCCGAGATCCTGTCGTACGATCTTGAAGCGGCTAAGAATGCGGACGGCGTCAAAGCAATTATAAGTTGCAAAGATATTCCCGGTAAAAATCAGATTGGCGCGATCGTACACGACGAACCGATACTTGCCGATGGCGTTGTGCAGTGCATCGGACAGGCCGTATTTCTGATTGCCGCGGAAACACCGGAGGCGGCCCACGCAGCCCGTCAGCTTATAACGGTTGAATATAAGGAACTCGGAGCCGTACTGACCATCGAAGATGCGATGCGGAAAAACATGGCTCTGGACAGAACCCGCAAAATGGAATGTGGCAATGTTGAAAAATCGCTGGCGGAAAGTCCGAATAGGATAGAAGGGACTTTCCGTACCGGGGCACAGGAACACTGGTATCTCGAAACCCAGATCAGCCTGTGTGTTCCCTGCGATGACGGCGGATACAAGGTGTACAGCGCAACCCAGAATCCGACCGAAACCCAGATATCGGTTGCCGAAGCGCTCGGAATTCCGCAGATGAAGGTCGAAGTCGAGGTCAGAAGGATTGGCGGCGGGTTCGGCGGCAAGGAGACACAGGCCTGTCATCCGGCGGTTTGGGCTGCCCTCCTCAGTCACAGCACCGGGCAAAAAGTAAAATTACGGCTTGAACGGCAGGACGACCAGATCATTACGGGCAAACGGCACCCATACCTCATTAAATACAGGGCAGGATTTGATGACAAGGGGATGCTTTCGGCTGTCGATGTCGAACTCAATTCAAATGCCGGATACGCCACAGACCTCTCGCTGGCAGTCCTCGAACGTTCGATGTTTCATGCCGAGAATGCGTATTTTGTTCCCAACATGCGGATCAGGGCAACGGCCTGGCGAACCAACCTTCCGCCCAATGTCGCATTCAGGGGGTTTGGCGCTCCCCAGGCAATGGCTGCAATGGAAAATATAATGGACCGGATCGCAGGAAAGACGGGGAAAGATGCGGCGGAAAGCCGAAGGCTGAATTTTTACAGCGATGACAACAGAAATCTGACACCTTACGGACAAACCGTGACCCACAATACCCTGCAAATGATTTATTCCAGGCTCATCGGTTCATCCGAATATTTCAAACGCCGCAGGGAGATTGACAGGTTTAATTCTCAGAATGAATTTCTGAAAAAGGGTATTGCGCTCACCCCTGTCAAGTTCGGTATTTCGTTCACAACCCTGTTTCTGAATCAGGCCGGAGCGCTTGTAAATATTTATACCGATGGCAGCGTGCTGGTCAATCACGGAGGAACGGAAATGGGGCAGGGGCTTTACGCCAAGATTCGGCAAATTACAGCCGACGCTTTTGGTCTGCCGCCCGATGTGGTGAAAGTCAGCGCAACAAGCACCTCTTGCGTGCCCAACACCTCTCCGACGGCGGCTTCATCGGGCAGTGATCTTAACGGACAGGCAGTACTTAATGCCACAGAGAAACTTGCAAAACGGATACAAGCCGCTGTCGCCGACGAATTCAACACTACGCATAAAGATGCTGTTTCGAAAGCTGATAATATCATCTTCGCGAACGGTTTCGTGGCGGATCGTAAACATCCCGAACGAAAGTTCACTTTCGCGGAAATGGCGCGGCTGATGCGCCTCAGACAGATCAGCCTGAGTGCAACCGGTTTTTACAGAACGCCGGATATTTTTTATGACAGGTCAGAAGAAAAAGGGTCGCCGTTCTTCTATTATGTCTTCGGCATGTCCGTAAGCGAAGTTCTGGTTGATGTCCTCACCGGACAGGTGACCGTTTTGCGAAGCGATATTTTGCAGGATACCGGAAAACCCATAAACAAAGATATTGACATCGGACAGATCGAAGGCGGTTTTGTACAGGGAATGGGGTGGTGTACTTCCGAAAACTGTGTGTGGAACAGCAAAGGGAAGTTATTGAACGCTTCTCCTGCCACCTATAAAATTCCCGGAGCAGCGGATATTCCGGCCGATTTCAGAACAGGAATATTTACCGAAGCATCGGATTCAAAAGTCGTAAAGGGCAGCAAAGCTGTCGGGGAACCGCCATTTATGCTGGCGCTGTCGGTCTGGTTTGCCATAAAAGACGCAGTTTCAGCCACTGCCGGGCATAAGCGCGAACCGGATTTGCAGTTTCCCGCTACGAATGATGCAATTCTTGTGGCGATTGACAAGCTGCGTAATTCCAGGTCCTGA